The proteins below come from a single Miscanthus floridulus cultivar M001 chromosome 1, ASM1932011v1, whole genome shotgun sequence genomic window:
- the LOC136550061 gene encoding protein root UVB sensitive 3-like isoform X3 produces MDASHPEGEAAARWVTIEEWSGSSASALSRTAVLTASASSLTAHRFGSRWGQIGSRMLGAFVPEGFPGSVTPDYVPFQMWDTLQGLSTYIRAMLSTQALLGAIGVGEQSATVIGATFQWFLRDLTGMLGGILFTFYQGSNLDSNAKMWRLVADFMNDLGMLMDLLSPLFPSSLIVIMCLGSLSRSFTGVASGATRAALTQHFALAKNAADISAKEGSQETLATMLGMGLGMLLAHITRGHALSVWTSFLSLTVFHMYANYKAVQSLSLTTLNYERASILLHYFKECGEVLAPQKVSQLEHILPFWSTWRKLNKIKLPHERVHLGAKASMLTHSDMLVIAKTRSHYENTNYLLLDKQGSVYVFIHKQATPADVLRSFVHGLVLASSTQTSKSQHLEARRWMDEMYTNFISKLQSEGYSTERLLSHSILWRAHWLHGQHYEKLK; encoded by the exons ATGGACGCGTCGCACCCGGAGGGCGAGGCCGCGGCGCGGTGGGTGACGATCGAGGAGTGGAGCGGCTCGTCAGCCTCCGCGCTCTCCCGCACCGCCGTCCtcaccgcctccgcctcctctcTCACCGCACACAG GTTCGGCAGCCGGTGGGGGCAGATCGGCAGTCGCATGCTCGGCGCCTTCGTGCCTGAG GGATTTCCTGGGAGCGTGACTCCGGATTATGTCCCGTTCCAGATGTGGGATACGTTGCAG GGGCTCTCCACATATATCCGTGCAATGTTGTCTACACAA GCTCTTCTAGGTGCAATTGGAGTGGGAGAACAGTCCGCAACTGTCATAGGTGCTACTTTTCAG TGGTTTCTGAGGGACTTGACAGGAATGCTTGGAGGGATATTGTTCACCTTTTATCAG GGATCTAATCTTGATAGCAACGCTAAAATGTGGCGTCTAGTTGCAGACTTTATGAATGACCTTG GAATGTTGATGGATCTCTTAAGCCCTCTGTTTCCTTCATCGTTGATAGTTATAATGTGCCTAGGCAGCCTATCTAGGTCATTCA CTGGTGTTGCTAGTGGTGCAACTAGAGCAGCACTAACACAGCATTTTGCACTTGCAAAGAATGCAGCTGATATTTCTGCAAAG GAGGGCAGTCAGGAAACACTTGCTACAATGTTAGGGATGGGATTGGGGATGCTGTTAGCTCACATTACTAGAGGGCATGCCTTGAGTGTATGGACATCTTTTCTTTCTCTCACGGTGTTCCATATGTATG cAAATTACAAGGCAGTGCAGTCACTTTCACTCACTACGCTAAACTACGAGAGAGCTTCCATCTTGCTACATTACTTCAAGGAATGTGGTGAAG TTCTTGCACCGCAAAAGGTTTCTCAGCTGGAACATATTCTTCCTTTTTGGTCAACCTGGAGGAAATTAAACAAAATTAAACTGCCACATGAGCGTGTGCACTTAGGTGCTAAAGCCTCGATGCTTACACACAGTGACAT GTTGGTGATTGCAAAAACAAGATCCCACTATGAAAACA CAAACTACCTTTTGCTGGATAAACAAGGCAGTGTTTACGTTTTCATCCACAAGCAGGCAACACCAGCTGATGTTTTAAGGTCCTTCGTACATGGGCTCGTGTTAGCAAGTTCGACACAGACCAGCAAATCCCAGCACTTAGAGGCCCGTCGATGGATGGACGAGATGTATACCAATTTTATCTCGAAG CTGCAGAGTGAAGGTTACTCAACAGAACGCCTTTTGTCGCATTCGATTCTTTGGAGGGCACACTGGCTTCACGGCCAGCATTATGAGAAGCTCAAGTAG
- the LOC136550061 gene encoding protein root UVB sensitive 3-like isoform X4 produces MDASHPEGEAAARWVTIEEWSGSSASALSRTAVLTASASSLTAHRFGSRWGQIGSRMLGAFVPEGFPGSVTPDYVPFQMWDTLQALLGAIGVGEQSATVIGATFQWFLRDLTGMLGGILFTFYQGSNLDSNAKMWRLVADFMNDLGMLMDLLSPLFPSSLIVIMCLGSLSRSFTGVASGATRAALTQHFALAKNAADISAKEGSQETLATMLGMGLGMLLAHITRGHALSVWTSFLSLTVFHMYANYKAVQSLSLTTLNYERASILLHYFKECGEVLAPQKVSQLEHILPFWSTWRKLNKIKLPHERVHLGAKASMLTHSDMLVIAKTRSHYENTNYLLLDKQGSVYVFIHKQATPADVLRSFVHGLVLASSTQTSKSQHLEARRWMDEMYTNFISKLQSEGYSTERLLSHSILWRAHWLHGQHYEKLK; encoded by the exons ATGGACGCGTCGCACCCGGAGGGCGAGGCCGCGGCGCGGTGGGTGACGATCGAGGAGTGGAGCGGCTCGTCAGCCTCCGCGCTCTCCCGCACCGCCGTCCtcaccgcctccgcctcctctcTCACCGCACACAG GTTCGGCAGCCGGTGGGGGCAGATCGGCAGTCGCATGCTCGGCGCCTTCGTGCCTGAG GGATTTCCTGGGAGCGTGACTCCGGATTATGTCCCGTTCCAGATGTGGGATACGTTGCAG GCTCTTCTAGGTGCAATTGGAGTGGGAGAACAGTCCGCAACTGTCATAGGTGCTACTTTTCAG TGGTTTCTGAGGGACTTGACAGGAATGCTTGGAGGGATATTGTTCACCTTTTATCAG GGATCTAATCTTGATAGCAACGCTAAAATGTGGCGTCTAGTTGCAGACTTTATGAATGACCTTG GAATGTTGATGGATCTCTTAAGCCCTCTGTTTCCTTCATCGTTGATAGTTATAATGTGCCTAGGCAGCCTATCTAGGTCATTCA CTGGTGTTGCTAGTGGTGCAACTAGAGCAGCACTAACACAGCATTTTGCACTTGCAAAGAATGCAGCTGATATTTCTGCAAAG GAGGGCAGTCAGGAAACACTTGCTACAATGTTAGGGATGGGATTGGGGATGCTGTTAGCTCACATTACTAGAGGGCATGCCTTGAGTGTATGGACATCTTTTCTTTCTCTCACGGTGTTCCATATGTATG cAAATTACAAGGCAGTGCAGTCACTTTCACTCACTACGCTAAACTACGAGAGAGCTTCCATCTTGCTACATTACTTCAAGGAATGTGGTGAAG TTCTTGCACCGCAAAAGGTTTCTCAGCTGGAACATATTCTTCCTTTTTGGTCAACCTGGAGGAAATTAAACAAAATTAAACTGCCACATGAGCGTGTGCACTTAGGTGCTAAAGCCTCGATGCTTACACACAGTGACAT GTTGGTGATTGCAAAAACAAGATCCCACTATGAAAACA CAAACTACCTTTTGCTGGATAAACAAGGCAGTGTTTACGTTTTCATCCACAAGCAGGCAACACCAGCTGATGTTTTAAGGTCCTTCGTACATGGGCTCGTGTTAGCAAGTTCGACACAGACCAGCAAATCCCAGCACTTAGAGGCCCGTCGATGGATGGACGAGATGTATACCAATTTTATCTCGAAG CTGCAGAGTGAAGGTTACTCAACAGAACGCCTTTTGTCGCATTCGATTCTTTGGAGGGCACACTGGCTTCACGGCCAGCATTATGAGAAGCTCAAGTAG
- the LOC136550061 gene encoding protein root UVB sensitive 3-like isoform X1, which translates to MDASHPEGEAAARWVTIEEWSGSSASALSRTAVLTASASSLTAHRFGSRWGQIGSRMLGAFVPELYLFEMNFAAQCSSPLFLLGPVTVTDERAFVLPCQGFPGSVTPDYVPFQMWDTLQGLSTYIRAMLSTQALLGAIGVGEQSATVIGATFQWFLRDLTGMLGGILFTFYQGSNLDSNAKMWRLVADFMNDLGMLMDLLSPLFPSSLIVIMCLGSLSRSFTGVASGATRAALTQHFALAKNAADISAKEGSQETLATMLGMGLGMLLAHITRGHALSVWTSFLSLTVFHMYANYKAVQSLSLTTLNYERASILLHYFKECGEVLAPQKVSQLEHILPFWSTWRKLNKIKLPHERVHLGAKASMLTHSDMLVIAKTRSHYENTNYLLLDKQGSVYVFIHKQATPADVLRSFVHGLVLASSTQTSKSQHLEARRWMDEMYTNFISKLQSEGYSTERLLSHSILWRAHWLHGQHYEKLK; encoded by the exons ATGGACGCGTCGCACCCGGAGGGCGAGGCCGCGGCGCGGTGGGTGACGATCGAGGAGTGGAGCGGCTCGTCAGCCTCCGCGCTCTCCCGCACCGCCGTCCtcaccgcctccgcctcctctcTCACCGCACACAG GTTCGGCAGCCGGTGGGGGCAGATCGGCAGTCGCATGCTCGGCGCCTTCGTGCCTGAG CTGTATCTGTTCGAAATGAACTTCGCTGCTCAGTGCTCTTCTCCATTGTTTTTGCTTGGGCCGGTCACTGTGACTGATGAGCGAGCCTTTGTATTGCCGTGCCAGGGATTTCCTGGGAGCGTGACTCCGGATTATGTCCCGTTCCAGATGTGGGATACGTTGCAG GGGCTCTCCACATATATCCGTGCAATGTTGTCTACACAA GCTCTTCTAGGTGCAATTGGAGTGGGAGAACAGTCCGCAACTGTCATAGGTGCTACTTTTCAG TGGTTTCTGAGGGACTTGACAGGAATGCTTGGAGGGATATTGTTCACCTTTTATCAG GGATCTAATCTTGATAGCAACGCTAAAATGTGGCGTCTAGTTGCAGACTTTATGAATGACCTTG GAATGTTGATGGATCTCTTAAGCCCTCTGTTTCCTTCATCGTTGATAGTTATAATGTGCCTAGGCAGCCTATCTAGGTCATTCA CTGGTGTTGCTAGTGGTGCAACTAGAGCAGCACTAACACAGCATTTTGCACTTGCAAAGAATGCAGCTGATATTTCTGCAAAG GAGGGCAGTCAGGAAACACTTGCTACAATGTTAGGGATGGGATTGGGGATGCTGTTAGCTCACATTACTAGAGGGCATGCCTTGAGTGTATGGACATCTTTTCTTTCTCTCACGGTGTTCCATATGTATG cAAATTACAAGGCAGTGCAGTCACTTTCACTCACTACGCTAAACTACGAGAGAGCTTCCATCTTGCTACATTACTTCAAGGAATGTGGTGAAG TTCTTGCACCGCAAAAGGTTTCTCAGCTGGAACATATTCTTCCTTTTTGGTCAACCTGGAGGAAATTAAACAAAATTAAACTGCCACATGAGCGTGTGCACTTAGGTGCTAAAGCCTCGATGCTTACACACAGTGACAT GTTGGTGATTGCAAAAACAAGATCCCACTATGAAAACA CAAACTACCTTTTGCTGGATAAACAAGGCAGTGTTTACGTTTTCATCCACAAGCAGGCAACACCAGCTGATGTTTTAAGGTCCTTCGTACATGGGCTCGTGTTAGCAAGTTCGACACAGACCAGCAAATCCCAGCACTTAGAGGCCCGTCGATGGATGGACGAGATGTATACCAATTTTATCTCGAAG CTGCAGAGTGAAGGTTACTCAACAGAACGCCTTTTGTCGCATTCGATTCTTTGGAGGGCACACTGGCTTCACGGCCAGCATTATGAGAAGCTCAAGTAG
- the LOC136550061 gene encoding protein root UVB sensitive 3-like isoform X2: MDASHPEGEAAARWVTIEEWSGSSASALSRTAVLTASASSLTAHRFGSRWGQIGSRMLGAFVPELYLFEMNFAAQCSSPLFLLGPVTVTDERAFVLPCQGFPGSVTPDYVPFQMWDTLQALLGAIGVGEQSATVIGATFQWFLRDLTGMLGGILFTFYQGSNLDSNAKMWRLVADFMNDLGMLMDLLSPLFPSSLIVIMCLGSLSRSFTGVASGATRAALTQHFALAKNAADISAKEGSQETLATMLGMGLGMLLAHITRGHALSVWTSFLSLTVFHMYANYKAVQSLSLTTLNYERASILLHYFKECGEVLAPQKVSQLEHILPFWSTWRKLNKIKLPHERVHLGAKASMLTHSDMLVIAKTRSHYENTNYLLLDKQGSVYVFIHKQATPADVLRSFVHGLVLASSTQTSKSQHLEARRWMDEMYTNFISKLQSEGYSTERLLSHSILWRAHWLHGQHYEKLK; encoded by the exons ATGGACGCGTCGCACCCGGAGGGCGAGGCCGCGGCGCGGTGGGTGACGATCGAGGAGTGGAGCGGCTCGTCAGCCTCCGCGCTCTCCCGCACCGCCGTCCtcaccgcctccgcctcctctcTCACCGCACACAG GTTCGGCAGCCGGTGGGGGCAGATCGGCAGTCGCATGCTCGGCGCCTTCGTGCCTGAG CTGTATCTGTTCGAAATGAACTTCGCTGCTCAGTGCTCTTCTCCATTGTTTTTGCTTGGGCCGGTCACTGTGACTGATGAGCGAGCCTTTGTATTGCCGTGCCAGGGATTTCCTGGGAGCGTGACTCCGGATTATGTCCCGTTCCAGATGTGGGATACGTTGCAG GCTCTTCTAGGTGCAATTGGAGTGGGAGAACAGTCCGCAACTGTCATAGGTGCTACTTTTCAG TGGTTTCTGAGGGACTTGACAGGAATGCTTGGAGGGATATTGTTCACCTTTTATCAG GGATCTAATCTTGATAGCAACGCTAAAATGTGGCGTCTAGTTGCAGACTTTATGAATGACCTTG GAATGTTGATGGATCTCTTAAGCCCTCTGTTTCCTTCATCGTTGATAGTTATAATGTGCCTAGGCAGCCTATCTAGGTCATTCA CTGGTGTTGCTAGTGGTGCAACTAGAGCAGCACTAACACAGCATTTTGCACTTGCAAAGAATGCAGCTGATATTTCTGCAAAG GAGGGCAGTCAGGAAACACTTGCTACAATGTTAGGGATGGGATTGGGGATGCTGTTAGCTCACATTACTAGAGGGCATGCCTTGAGTGTATGGACATCTTTTCTTTCTCTCACGGTGTTCCATATGTATG cAAATTACAAGGCAGTGCAGTCACTTTCACTCACTACGCTAAACTACGAGAGAGCTTCCATCTTGCTACATTACTTCAAGGAATGTGGTGAAG TTCTTGCACCGCAAAAGGTTTCTCAGCTGGAACATATTCTTCCTTTTTGGTCAACCTGGAGGAAATTAAACAAAATTAAACTGCCACATGAGCGTGTGCACTTAGGTGCTAAAGCCTCGATGCTTACACACAGTGACAT GTTGGTGATTGCAAAAACAAGATCCCACTATGAAAACA CAAACTACCTTTTGCTGGATAAACAAGGCAGTGTTTACGTTTTCATCCACAAGCAGGCAACACCAGCTGATGTTTTAAGGTCCTTCGTACATGGGCTCGTGTTAGCAAGTTCGACACAGACCAGCAAATCCCAGCACTTAGAGGCCCGTCGATGGATGGACGAGATGTATACCAATTTTATCTCGAAG CTGCAGAGTGAAGGTTACTCAACAGAACGCCTTTTGTCGCATTCGATTCTTTGGAGGGCACACTGGCTTCACGGCCAGCATTATGAGAAGCTCAAGTAG